From the Callithrix jacchus isolate 240 chromosome 22, calJac240_pri, whole genome shotgun sequence genome, the window CCTGACACCAAGCAGGGCTGTTTTCCACTTGGCTTTTCCTCTGCCAAGAATTTCCCCAGAGCCCAAACAGAGGCGTGCCTCGAAGTAAACACGGGAAGCTCTGAAAACCCATTCACGAGCAGCTCAAAGGTGTCGAGACGTCAGGGTGTGTGGCCGAGCCTTCCACCGTGGGGACAGGGAGCCTCCATGAAGCCGAGGCGACTTGCTGACGGCCCCACTCCAGGTGACCAAGCCACATCTCGACCAGAGGAAGGAGAACACACAAAGACATACACTGTCTCTGCCGGAGGGCGATGGGCCAGGCAGTGCACCCCGGCGAAGGGGCCAAGAAGCCATAAGACGTGTGTCCCGAGGAAATGCACGATGGTTATAAATACAAGCAAAGAGTGTTTTGACGGAGCTGTGTCTGAAATTGGAGATGATCCTGGCTAACCAGTGGCAGGTGGGCTTTTGCAGAGATAATCCAGGGTACTTTTCATAGAGACCTGGGACTGTAAGGATGCTCCCCAAACCCCCATGAAATAGCCGGGTTCTGCTCAATTAGCTGGCTGAAGAAAGCTTGGTCCAAACTGTGTCAGTGGTAGGAGTGGtggaacagaggaaagaaaaggggatgagaggtcgggcatggtggctcacaactgtaatctcagcactttgggaggccgaggtgggcagatcacctgaggtcaggagttcgagaccagtctgaccaacatggagaaaccccatctttactaaaaatacagaattagccaggcatagtggcaggtgcctgtaatcccagctactcgggaggctgaggcaggagaatcgcttgaacccagaaggcggaggtcacagtgagctgagattgcaccactgcactccagcttgggcaacagattgaaactctgtctcaaaataaataaataaataaatattttttttaaatgcctaaatCATAGTTCCCCAGATTCCTCGGTCCCTCAAGACTAGGGACGTGGTTCTTGTCGGTGGCACTAGAGTCGAGCCAACCAAACCATGTGGCTGATGATGGGCTCTTGGTTTCCATTTTTGTCCCCCCAAAAAGAGCAGGGAATAATTGCAGAGTACCCCTCTGACATTTGACATGTGTCCCCCAACCCCAGCATCCATCTGGCTTccctattgttttctttttaagagacagggtcttgctctgttgtccaggctagtgtgtggtggtgtgaccatagctcactgcagcatcgaacgcctggaatcaagcaatcctcctgcttcatcctccagCGTAGCTAGGACAACCCCTCACCCCCATTCCAGCACCCTGGTCCAAGGGTCCTCAAATGGAGGCAATTGTGCTCACTAGGAGAGAactggcagtgtctggagacatttgtGTTTGCCATGCCTGGGGGGCACGCCTGGCATGGAATGGGTGGAAGCCAGGGGATGCTTCTCAGCACAGCCCCACCCCAGAGAACAATCCAGCCCCAATGTCCACAGGACCCAgggtggagaaaccctgtcccagAATGGGAAGTCTCTCTTCTCTACCACATGAAACCCAAGATGACAACATCTCTGCCTTTGACGCAAAGTTAGAGGGAAGTCTCATTGTTCAAATGGCTCTAACACTAGAACAGGAAAATTAAGAAGTGTCTgaggtcatcctggccaacatgatgaaaccctgtctctactaaaattacaaaaaattcgCCGGGCAAGGTGGTGGGtgctgtagccccagctgcttgggaagttgAAGCTGGAGaatgacttgagtccaggaggtcaaggctacagtgagccatgatcacaccactgcactccagcctgggcaacagagccagaccctgtttcaaaaaaaaaaaaaaaaaaaaaaatgcccaaagGAGGAGATGGGTCCTAGAAACAGCCCAATTCCATCTCCATACACCCCTGCTCCAAACAGGTTTCCAAATTGCAAAAATTACCTAtaaatggagcaagactctgtctcttaaaaattgcCTATGGGTGCTGGGGTTGGGGACACATGTCAAATTGCCTATAATTGATttgattaaaaaatcaaatcaaaataatttgattaaaGAATTTGTCAATCCCACCTAATATTATCCCTATTATGCCTAGAAGGCATACTACTTTTATTATAcgtttatatgtatacatatatcatcaacatttattataattactgTCATGACTTTTAAATACACATTTCACTCCAGCATCTGTAATACCCATTATCCTCTTAGTATTTGCTGCCTGCAAATACTCCTGGATGCAAATTCAATGCCCTTCTCCCCTGGCCAATTTTGCTACTCTTGAGCAAGATCTCGGCAACCCCACTTGGATGCTGGAAATATATGCCGGAGGAGACTTACTACGCTAATTTCCTGTAGTAAACAATTCAAATCTTACCTTGGAAACCACTGAAATAAGAAGAGTTAGCCACAGGCTGTGTGGAATTCCTTCCTCTTAACACTAAACACCAGCCATTCTGTGACTTTTGCTCTTGGGGTGGCAAACACAAATGCTTCTAGAACATTCAGTTTTCCAGCATGTACCTTTTCCGATTATTTTCAATAGGTTTGgtgtaaaaaattaacaaattcacTATTTGTTGTCAGACAGTCGCTCTGGAAAAAAGAACTGTGTGTTAAATACCAGCTGAATaaagaccaggcacggtggctcatgcctgtaatcccagcactttgggacgccaaggcgggcggatcacgaggtcagcagttcaagactagcctgaccaacataatgaaactccgtctctactgaaaatacaaaaattagccacgtatggtggtgcatgcctgtggtcccagctacttgggaggctgaggcaggagaattgcttgaacctgggacacagaggttacagtgagccgagatcgtgccactgcactccaggctaggcgacaaagtgagagtccatctcaaaaaaaaaaaagaaagaaagaaagaaaaaataccagTTGAGTAATCGCGCAAACAAATACCAGTTGAATAATTGAGCAAACATTTACATTCTTTTGTTTTGGAGGGGGGATGGAGAGACATGGTTtggttctgtagcccaggctggagtgcagtggcacaatcacagctcactgcagcctcgacctcctggactcaagcaatcctctcacctcagcctctcaagtagctgggactacaagcatgcactaccacacctggctggtttttgtatgttttgtagaaacagatttcaccaagttgcccagtctggtctctaactcctggactcaagcaatcagcTTGCCTTAGTCTCCCCAAATGCtgtgatgacaggcatgaaccactgcgccaggTCAACATTTGCATTCTTGCCTGAAGATCACTTGCTTTTCCCAAAGCATGAGAGTTTTGCGTCAACTCCAGCCAGCTTAGACCTAATGCAGGTCCTCTGCTTTCACCAAGAGGACCGGCAAATTACATTATTGCAGATGACCTTGCAAATTACAAAACCAGTTCTCTATCAAGCCACACAGGGAAAGGCAGACCACCCTGATGAAAACCACAGTCGTGGtacaaattgttttgttttccttttttccagaACACTGATATGCATTCCCAATGGTCAACATTGTGTCCTAAAaggtgtttttctgtttcttaacatACCAGAGACAAGACGGTCTGAGATTGGGACCTTCACACTGAGGTCATATTTCAACCCAGAAATCGGGGTAGCAtcacccagaaaaaaagaaaaaacaagagacaAATCAGACTGTCCCAAATCTAGGACCTCTCTCAGGGCACAAGAAATAGCCCCAGAGGGCCCCCATGGGTACTGCTCACTAAGGCCCTTTGTCTCTGTTCACTGTGGTGCTGAATGGTTCGGAAACCCACCCTCACTTTAGTGACGACACAGGGTCTGGAGAGTATCCAGACCTACAGTCCACCAGAGTTTCCATTCATTCCTAAAACAAATATTGACATTTGGCCAGAGGCAAAAAAAACAATATTCCACTCCGCTTGAAAATCGAGGTGGGGGCTTAAAGGTTTATTTACAGCTTAACAAAATAAATCTGCCATCTTTATAAACAGACAAATGTCATTTGTGTCTCTTGCATCTATGAGACAATCAAGATTTCATGATCACACCCCATTTACTCAGTAAGGCTAAAGACAGGAAGGTCAAGAGTATTAACAATTATGTAATTATCCTCTGCAGTAAAACAATTGATGCATTCCACTCAAATCAGAAATGAGACTGCACTGACCACATTCAGCTGTGTCACCAAACACTCTTCTGGAAATTCCTGTCGTAAAACGGTTAACAGCAATAACTGGTCTAATTATTGGCAAAAGGCAACAAATCATCATTATCTGCAGATGCTGCAATTATAGAGTTGGAAAATTGAAGGTACTCAATTGCTGGGCTTTTAGAACTAGTAAGCATTTAATAAGGTGGCAGTGAGTAAAGAAAACACAATTCCTGTCCCCTATTCTACAAAATAATCACTTTTAATGCTTCAGAACATCTCCCTCATATTAGATAGACACATGGATAGATGGAGAGATAAATGGAAACATggagatgggtggatgaatgaataagtgggtatatggatgggtgggtagatgaatgaCAAAGATTGGTGGATGAGTGGTTAGAAGGGATGGAGGGACAGGTGTGTGGATTGTTGGGAGAGTAgatagaaggatggatgggtgaatggatgaatggatggatggatggatggatgagtggatgaatgagtggatggagggaagggtgagtggatgaatggatggaggaatggatagatggagggatgaatggatggatgatagatgggtgggtggatggatggactggagggatggatggatggataaatgggcaGATGAGCaagtggatggagggatggatggatggatgggtgagggatgaatgaaggaatggatggatggatggatgatagatgggtgggtggatggatggaccggttggatggacggatggataaATGGGCATATGAGTGAGTGGATAGcgggatggatggacagatgggtgagtggatgaacagatggaggaatggatggatggatgatcaatggtgggtggatggatggatggatgggcagatgagTGAgtagatggagggaaggagggagggatggatggatggacagatgggcgagtggatggagggatggagggatggatgatagatgggtgggtggatggatggactagatgaatggatggatggacagataagcgagtggatggatggatggatggatgatagatgggtgggtggatggatggactagatgaatggataaatggatggatgcatggacaGATGAGCaagtggatggagggatggatggatgggtggatgataggtgggtgggtggatggatggattgggtggatggatggggagatgggtgagtggatggagggatggatggatggatggatggatggatggatggatggatagatggggagatgagtgagtggatggatggatggatggatggggagatgagtgagtggatggagggagggagagataaaTATAAGGCCAGCAATCTAAGAACAAACCTTACAAGAAGTGGACAAACTGTGCCTGAAGCAAAATCACAAAACATTCTAAGAATAGGAAGGAACCCTTGGGAAAATGGGGAGGAAATCCCTGACATAAGATGGTAAATACAGTCAAGTAAACGCTGTCAAGACGCTCCTTCCCTCCAGATCAGTTTACAGACTTCACATGAAATCTAACCCACAAGGGGCTCCAGGTCTGTGTTTTCCTtcccctctgcttccctttttctttcttggaactTGGCtacagtttttaaacttttagagaAGTAAACAAAGCAAGAGTActtttgaaaaatggaaaagaagaattaCTCTGGAGGAAATAGTCACAGACttggttggtttgtttggttttttttttgagacagggtcttgctcttgcccaggctggagtacagtggcacaatcatggctcactgcattctcgaactcctggggtcaagtgatgctgccacctcagcctcccaagtcgctgggactacaagtgagtgccaccacgcccagccagtttttctttttcttttcttttttggtaaagacagggacttgctctgttgcccatgctggcctctaactcctggcttcaagcaagtCTTCTGCATCAACCGCCCAAAGCTCTGGgtttatagacatgagccaccaaacctggctaagaaattttatctgtatttttttggaTAAAAGTTTTATCTCGGTCACATTCTCAGAGCCCAGCATAGCACCTGGTTCTTAGGAGATGGACAGAATGCATTCGGAAGTCAGTGAATGGGCAGCTTAGGTAGGGAAGATGGATTTGAAGGCCATGTAAGGAGTTAAAGGGATGGGACTCAGTCATTGATCAAGTGTAGCAacgagagagagaaagcttcccAGCTCTACTGAGGTCAGGCTGTGAGCTCAGAGCAAAGGCTGCAGTGCATCTTGGGAGCAGCTGCATCACTGTAAACACAGTGCTGACCTTTCTGTCAGCCTCAATTTCTCTCTCTGCAAGTTAGGAATCCTAACAGTGTTCATCTGATGGGGTCACTGAGGAGATGGCAGTTCACACCAAGCATCTAGCTCACAGCACAGTACTCCACCTTTCAGAAACATTAGCTCGgccagacgaggtggctcacgcctgtaatcccagcactttgggagaccaaggcgggtggatcacctgaggtcaggagttcaagaccagcctggcctcctctcaacacagagaaatcccatctctactaaaaatacaaaaattagctgggtgtggtggcaggcaactgcaatcccagctactttggaggttgaggcaagataattaattgcttgaacccaggag encodes:
- the LOC103789737 gene encoding LOW QUALITY PROTEIN: uncharacterized protein LOC103789737 (The sequence of the model RefSeq protein was modified relative to this genomic sequence to represent the inferred CDS: inserted 2 bases in 2 codons), with the translated sequence MPDLSSPFLSSVPPLLPLTQFGPSFLQPANXSRTRLFHGGLGSILTVPGLYEKYPGLSLQKPTCHWLARIISNFRHSSVKTLFACIYNHRAFPRDTRLMASWPLXPGCTAWPIALRQRQCMSLCVLLPLVEMWLGHLEWGRQQVASASWRLPVPTVEGSATHPDVSTPLSCS